A genome region from Dolichospermum compactum NIES-806 includes the following:
- a CDS encoding KGK domain-containing protein: protein MEDNFKIIDSEQGDVVIDFGNKTFKLSLLVSLMTEIILNKKLEELNNKLRDHGSGKLPSYDESYWSSAGVDCQILKPSKNWQKGKIRMKISLEFCPESPLDRLTTQINK, encoded by the coding sequence ATGGAAGATAATTTTAAAATTATAGATTCTGAACAAGGTGATGTTGTGATTGATTTTGGAAATAAAACTTTCAAATTAAGTCTGTTAGTTTCACTAATGACAGAAATCATTTTGAATAAAAAGCTGGAAGAATTGAACAATAAACTCCGTGATCATGGTAGTGGTAAACTTCCATCTTATGACGAATCTTATTGGTCAAGTGCAGGTGTAGATTGTCAGATTTTAAAACCTAGTAAAAATTGGCAAAAAGGAAAAATAAGAATGAAAATTTCTTTAGAATTTTGTCCAGAATCACCCCTCGATCGACTTACGACGCAGATAAATAAATGA
- a CDS encoding HNH endonuclease, giving the protein MNKTPRIPIPPEVRTYVFQRDKYQCQSCGKISQETQLSIDHIIPLSRGGKNDISNLQTLCLTCNQQKTNNIDNRFRRHFDT; this is encoded by the coding sequence ATGAACAAAACCCCACGCATTCCCATACCCCCAGAAGTCAGAACCTACGTTTTCCAAAGAGATAAATATCAATGTCAAAGCTGCGGTAAAATCTCCCAAGAAACTCAACTCAGTATTGATCATATTATCCCCTTATCTCGTGGGGGAAAAAACGATATTAGTAACTTACAAACTCTCTGCTTAACTTGTAATCAGCAAAAAACTAATAACATTGATAACCGTTTTCGCCGACATTTTGATACTTAG
- a CDS encoding N-acetylmuramoyl-L-alanine amidase → MKKLLGLAVFSFICTPSIAVAQSSLLVVYPPANHQTSTEKIFFIGTAPATGQVLINGKPVKRSKAGHFAPSFPLQLGENVFKIRYQNQEREIKVNRISTQPEFPQGLGFAKDSLTPAADITRLPGELICFDAIAPPQANVSVKLANQTVNLLPQPLTAELPANSSILTGRNQAAIYNITKYQGCTTITNTGDLGQPQFSLTLNGQTTTETGKGKIQILAPVQLPVVEVIAASGVARTGPSTDHSRLTPLPQGTRATATGTEGDWLRLDYGAWINGKETKILPGAVPPQTVIRSVGYRQLARETEIRFPLQMAVPVSVEQGNNSLALTLYNTIAQTDTIRLDDDSLISRLDWQQVTPQQVKYTFNLKKLQQWGYKLKYDNTTLVLTLRHAPNIDSRKSLPLSGIKILLDPGHGGKESGATGPTGYPEKDVNLVVSKLLRDELVKRGAKVVMTREDDRDVSLVERQEIINKEEPAIALSIHHNSLPDNGDAEKTKGFGTFWYHPQSHSLAVFLQNYVVKKLGKPAYGVFWNNLALTRPHTAPAVLLELGFMSNPDEFEEIVNPQAQKKMANTLADGITEWFKTVKE, encoded by the coding sequence GTGAAAAAACTTTTAGGATTAGCAGTATTTAGCTTTATTTGTACTCCGTCCATTGCTGTGGCACAATCATCACTTTTAGTGGTTTATCCCCCAGCAAACCATCAAACCAGTACGGAAAAAATATTTTTTATCGGTACAGCACCCGCAACTGGACAAGTCTTGATTAATGGTAAACCTGTTAAACGTAGTAAGGCTGGACATTTTGCTCCTAGTTTTCCCTTACAGTTGGGGGAGAATGTGTTTAAGATACGTTACCAAAATCAAGAACGCGAAATTAAAGTCAACAGGATTTCTACTCAACCAGAATTTCCACAAGGTTTAGGCTTTGCTAAAGATTCTCTGACACCTGCGGCTGATATTACTAGATTACCAGGAGAACTGATTTGTTTTGACGCGATCGCACCTCCTCAAGCTAATGTCTCCGTCAAACTAGCTAATCAAACTGTTAATCTTTTACCTCAACCTTTAACAGCCGAATTACCAGCTAATTCTAGCATTTTAACCGGGCGTAATCAGGCTGCCATTTATAATATTACCAAATACCAAGGTTGTACAACAATTACCAATACTGGGGATTTAGGACAACCTCAATTTAGTTTGACATTGAATGGTCAGACAACAACTGAAACCGGTAAAGGCAAAATTCAAATTCTTGCACCTGTACAGTTACCAGTTGTCGAGGTAATAGCTGCTTCAGGTGTAGCCCGCACGGGTCCAAGTACAGATCATTCTCGACTGACACCTTTGCCTCAAGGAACAAGGGCAACAGCTACAGGTACAGAAGGCGATTGGTTACGCTTAGACTATGGGGCTTGGATTAATGGTAAAGAAACCAAAATTCTCCCTGGTGCAGTTCCCCCACAAACAGTAATTCGCAGTGTCGGATATCGTCAACTAGCTAGAGAAACAGAAATCCGTTTTCCCTTGCAAATGGCTGTACCGGTGAGTGTCGAACAGGGAAATAATTCCTTGGCGCTGACTCTCTACAATACCATCGCTCAAACAGATACTATTCGCCTAGATGATGACTCCTTAATTTCTCGCCTAGATTGGCAACAGGTGACTCCACAACAAGTCAAATACACATTTAACCTCAAAAAGCTCCAACAATGGGGCTATAAGCTGAAATACGACAATACAACTTTGGTATTGACTTTGCGCCATGCACCAAATATTGACAGCAGAAAAAGCCTACCTTTATCTGGTATTAAAATTTTACTTGATCCGGGACACGGTGGTAAAGAATCTGGTGCAACTGGTCCAACTGGGTATCCAGAAAAAGATGTAAACTTGGTAGTTTCTAAATTACTGCGGGATGAATTGGTGAAACGCGGTGCTAAAGTGGTGATGACTAGAGAAGATGATCGAGATGTTTCATTAGTCGAACGTCAGGAAATAATTAATAAAGAAGAACCTGCGATCGCTCTTTCTATTCATCATAACTCTTTACCGGATAATGGTGATGCGGAAAAAACCAAAGGCTTTGGTACTTTTTGGTATCATCCTCAATCACACAGCCTTGCGGTATTTTTACAAAATTACGTAGTTAAAAAACTTGGTAAACCTGCCTATGGTGTGTTTTGGAATAATTTAGCCCTGACTCGTCCCCATACTGCACCGGCGGTATTATTAGAGTTGGGTTTTATGAGTAATCCTGATGAATTTGAGGAAATAGTTAATCCCCAAGCACAGAAGAAAATGGCTAATACTTTAGCTGACGGGATAACTGAGTGGTTTAAAACAGTGAAAGAATAA